tgagattttaagttttgagctgATATGTAATTTCTTATGACTTCTAAAGCGTGATGaggaaaaaggcaatgaagaaagtcttttgtgacaaaggtcaaaactcatgttatgatgtacattttttttaagtgccactcttgacatatattaatctattacttttcctacataatttctaacacaaaaatatggtaaaatgtctatttaagagtcttagacctttccaacgatgtatagtttgtcatgattagattaggacttatttgtaatatggtgaagtaaacttaggcgtcccatgGGGGggcggtgacagttaaagggttaaggtGTCATTCTCGTTGCtagcatgaaaaaaatatggaatGGGCCAAAGTTTAATGTTTAGGTTTACATATTTGTTCAAATCCATAATCCAAAGTATGAGCAATAGTGGTGCTTGGCTTAGTGTGCCCTCTAGTGTGCATTTATAACTAGTACATTTCACACACTTAAACTGGAGTCAAATTTGTGCCATTATTTATAGGATGTTCCAAGAATCTTCCAGAAATTATCAAGATTGTTCACAAATAACTAGTTTTAACTAGCAGACCAGTactacatttctaaaaaaaaaacgttcacaTCACAGAGATTAAAATACAGCGAGAAAACAAGCACACAGTTCCTTTGGGAAAGGGTGTAGGACTTCCTGCAACAAATCACAGGCTTTTGTAATCAATCTTCAATTCCCTGTGGATTCCCAATGCAACAGTTTTATATGAAACAAAAATCGCACACATTAATGTCCCGTTCACTGGAATCTCAAGCTTCGCACATGCACATGAAAATTGTTTCCGTTACTTGCCCATCTCAGAACACGATGTGATTTTACATGCTCATAAATCCTGTCATTCTAAATCATCTCTTCCTTCCCATACCAACTGTGAGCGCCAGTTTCTTAGAAAGAGAGGATCTCTGTTGCCCGTGGAGGAAGGAAATAGTGTTTATATTGGAAGCCCAGTGAAATATGAAGCGATGAAAACAGTAGGAGGGAGAAATGAGTGCTGTTTTAAATGCACACCTTCGCACCCACCATGTGTTATTTCCTGTCTGCTATTTGGGGGCTTCTGTAAATTCACAGCTCACCTTCTTGCACTCGCCTATCACCCACCAGTCGCTTAACTTTCCCAGCATCACTGTGAATCACAGCTCCGCAGAATTTCCCAGTGTTATCTGGGAATCTTTGACCATTTTAGTGACTTAAGATTATTAAATGAACATCCATGGGCAACATTTCAGccaatgtatgttttttttttaagaatttatcatttaatttgaataaataaattactaaacatAGAAATAGATGTATTAattgatgtatttattattaagtataatttaaagattattataagtatattcaaatatttgtaattttgtttgttttcttgtaaaatgtactccaataatctttcttttgtttacaactttgaaatacaatctgcttttttttttttacagcactgtaaaaatgttttgcagtCAGTTACCTGAAAATGTGTCATGgtacacatttaaataatttttcttcagATTTAGTTCAGAACTAGTCAAAAATACTATtacatactattaaaaatatgatCTGTGATCATTTTTCAGGCTTAGATCAGGTAGATATGGCTCCACTCGTCTACTCAAATACAAGGTAATTGTGGTTGCGTCTGTTTGTAATAGATTTCATAAAAACACTTACCAGTGTGTCTGGTTTCTCTGTAGATGATGTTGgcaatgttttcttttctttttttctccaaatagttTCTTCAGTGCCAGTCAGGACAGTCTTGTCTTTCTTGTCTTCAAGGTGAGCGGCAAATATTCATCTGTCTTGCGAAGTATCTATCtctgtatgactttttctttctctttatcTGTCTCTCGATCTCTTTATGTCTCTCTGTGTTGTCTGTGAAGCATACAGAGGAAACCGCTGAATGTTGATCTCTTTCGAATCTCAAGCCACGCGATTTACCGGCTTCCTGCTGCCCTCTGATTGGTGACACAAAATGTGGCTTTGTGTTCATTTCATAAAGGTGTGTCTTAAAGCTTGATGACACTTGTTGTCTACCATTTCCTTGAATTAGTGTAAAACCCATGGTATTTCGGTTCTCAGCAGTGACGGGGGGAAATGGGGCCAAAGTACATCTGTGGCCTCTTGATTTGGTACACTCCTCTctggactttcattctgtttACATGGGCATCAGCATCTGTCTGGCCAAAGATGTGTGCTTAtgtttaattaacattatttgaGGTCataattttgatcagtttaaatgGATAACACTTTTTTGTGCTGTTTATACAGTTATAACATCATCCTGTCATACTTCTTTTACATGATCACATTTTGTgatcataaatgaataaatatagctgcaagcagcgattattGGGGTTCATGGGCTTTAAGGCGTTTAAAACATTACCTGTAACAACTtaagtcaattaatttaaaaaatggcatttttggcATTTGCCATAGAAACATGACAATTTTGACCAATTATGACCGTTATAGCGCCATCTGTGGTCCAATCTCCATAAAACTTtccatgcttgtttagaatcacctgtcgcatgtgcttactaagttttgtgaagttttgagttttcgtttaggctttataggcttttgggtatatttggacagctcccttttctaaatgaccccattatagcttccaaaatggtaaatttcaacttttttttattttttgataattattgccCTAGACAGTCCAGACAATTGTaccacagtgtttttttccagattgagtggAAAAACCTAGAACTAGTTCGCTAAAgtatcttctcaatcatttgaCAAACAATTTGACTGACAGCAGCAGTTTTAGAGAAAAAGTTGTTTAGAATGATATGAATATGTGTGTacatatgtgtgaaaaaccatGCAATATACAATCGTttatgcccttgaaaaatgcaatattgcccCTCAGGGGCTGATTTCTCTCTAATTTCTcacaggcccactgagttttgttCCAATCAATCTCCGTTAACTTTGGCTGTGTCCAAAATCGCCCCCTATACCATTATTTTTGCGGTGCATTGTGGAATTGAATGAATGCACCAGAAAACATCCACTATGGTTTCGGATACcactaaaaatggctgtccctTCAAATAGTGGCCTGTTTGAGAGTATAGGGGGGGATTTCGGATACAGCTCTTGTCTGTAGGTTCTCAAACTTTATCAGCCAATGgcaaccatgttttttgagataagCAGATGTCCTTAGATATTTGTGGtgctttggaccaagaccgtgcaaaCTGATTGTCATGTTGATATGACAAAGTGTTTGCGTAGTTagccaagtttcaagtctctatgacgtatgatttggtctgcatgatcagtttaaCATGGAGATTGCtaatccttggccattctaacaattacaatagggtttcagctcTACGTGCTTGAACTCTTAATAGGGTATATGTCGAACATCACCTGACCAAACCTGGAAAAACGGGTCTTGTTGTCATGGAACGTGTTAATAGCCGtattaaataattgttaaagATATTAAAGATATCTATGGACTTTTAAGGTAATCGGTTAAACTAGCTAGTCGTTTTTattgttgacattttatttgatttttatatgcgtgacaaaaaaaaaaaccttttagaTGTCACTGCTTATGCGTGATAGACACTGGTTATGTTCATCTTTGGTATCTACTTTGAAGGCCTCTTGAGTAAAACAGCTTCATATTTAAGAAAGCATATGCAAAACGTGTCAGCCGGAAGCAACCAGACCTTGTTTAACAGAATACGTACGTCTCTTGTACATAACCCCTATTACTAATTAGTTGTATGTgattgtattatgtatatatatagtaccCAAAGGCATGGCATTTTGTTCCTTGTATATTCATATGCTTGAAGGACAATAAAGTGAACAGGTTGCAAGAAACAATTTGTGAATGATGTCAGCATGATGCATTCTGGGTGTAGCATTTCTTCTACTGTGTTGTGGAATTTTATGAATGATCTGCATAATCAAAGGCAATGATAACTCTCGTCAGGTTTTATAACCTACATTTTGCGACTGGAAGATgactttttgtttcacaatcACTGTTCTCTGAGAACGAGCTTACCAGCTAAATGGAAAACCACTGAGCAAAGATCAAACAGATTAAAACCACCGTCTTCAGTGCCTGACAAACAACATGAGAAACGTCTGTGGCATTATGTGTGTCGCCTCATTTTTAGATTATTACTTTACGTTGGTTTAGGCTggtagatttatttatatatacatataatgccgttcaaaagcattttttaatcttactgatcctaaacGTTTGAACTGAAAGTACACaatcaaaaaaacttttttgttgcaTTCCTGTTTCACAtctgatatattttttcttcattttgcaACCTTCAATCACACTTTATGCCCAAGTTATACTGTAATCacttacagaaaataatgagtGTGCTCATTAAATTCTCAGCatgaaagcacattaaatgcataattatttttgaagcacatTGTGATGAGGCATTGCTGACATGAtgaaaattacagtaattacgaGTCATTCTATGAAATGCGAACcgtttattttttacaacatttaaagTACACAAAGCTTAAGTATcggaattttaaataaattactaacacaaaaaaatgattacGTTATGTTTCGCCCATGCTTAGTTGATTTAAATGCATTCTTACATATCCACATGGTAATAAAACCTTTTGTTCAACTATTCCAACAGCCCATCCGCGACTGTGATGTTGTTGATTGTTGCTGTGGTGATACCGGGGTGCACTTCCGGGTCGGGCAGCCGTGTTTACGAATAAGCAGCGCCGCATTACATAATCTCTCATCGATGGTGTAACCCTTCGCCTCAGCCCTTTTTTACAGCTTTGCTGCGGTACTTTATACATTATTAATGGGTTCAAACAGGATCTATATAAGTGTGGGTTATGCCACATTCGGTATGTTGGTAGGAATTTCGGCTTTTATCGTGTGGAATGTGGTTTATAAACAGCCATGGACGGCGGCGATGGGCGGATTATCAGGTCTGTAAATAAACTCAAGGCCACGGACTGACTGTCTTTATACATCCGCTATCAAATATAGACATTTCACATCCTGTTTCTTTTAGCGTCATTCTTTATAATTAGTTGATATTTAAGTGTTTGGTGTTATCTTGCGGTTGGGAAGATCCCTGGGTGTATAATAGTCTGCAGTGCGTGTTTTGCTATTTCAAAACAGATAtcaaatttctgttttttttttttcttcttttaaagaTAAGCCTGTTAGCTTCTTAAAATGACTTTGGAAATAATCACCCATAAATACgtagagaaagaaagaaacatacagtcaaaccaaaatttattcagacaccttcaacatttctcacattatcacagatTATTCGCTATAGTTTAAAATGGTAAGAAAATGTGATGagaactgtgtcagaacaaaatcttgataatgtcagataactttgatagaaagatATAGATTACAGTGACCAAAAATTCAaacaactgttagtatgacaatatttacacagcTATCAATAGTTTGTTggccaattaccaagcaatgcttaattttgttcagtctgtggtgaaaaggttgcattagcaattaaaaaaaaaaaaaaaacaaacacttattttattttattttgctatcatcacttacataaatgaactgtaGTGTGTCTGAAATTTTTTGGTTTGACTTTGGGAATGTGCTCCAAAAGTCTTAGAATGCATTACATtaaccaaagaaaaaaagagagaattttaaaaaatttaataagtTATAGTGTAAAAGTAGTATGTAGTATgtgataattaatatttaaataatgtattttattcaaattaaataagcaGTGCTTGTGTACTCCtttttattaaacttattttttttcactttttgatttttgttcaaAACTTTTCACTCAGGATTTTTCAAATTGTAAATGAAACAACGATTATTGGTGTgagtttttctgtttaaaatctTTGTTTAATTCAAAGTGTTActtgaaaatctgtaaaatatggcaaaaacattcagtattatTTTCACAGCGTTTAATaaagtacacaaataaaagtgttttcagagcttaaatatttaatttaaaaaaaaaaaaaaaaaaaaaaaaaaactttattttttaaataaatataaataattttttgttacagtttttaaaatgtaaaacataaaaatgattaaattgcaataatggtTTATGTTTCccacatattttgttgattcaTTGTGAGGAATTTTCCATGTTCATATTTTACAGGCGTTTTGcctgtattttgatttttgcacATCATTGCGTTGTGCTTTAGGGTTCAtggaaatgtctgtaaatgttttttacagtgtacaccagtttttttttaatatatgtatgtgtgtatgttatTTAAATCTTCAGGAGTTCTGGCACTCTGGGCTTTGGTCACCCACATTATGTACATTCAGGACTACTGGCGCACATGGCTGAAGGGACTCAAGTTCTTCATGTTTGTTAGTACGGTCTTCTCCCTCCTGGCTATTGCTGCTTTTGCCACTTTCATAGCTTTAGGTGTTATAGAAAAGCAATGTAAGTACCTTCACAATAAAATATTCCCCTGAAACAAAATCTGTATAATACGCATGTTTAAATTGGATAGCTTGCTGTCTGTAATCAattctgcatgttttttttgctgTCTTCAGCAATAACTGACCCTAAGAGCTTCTATCTGTCAGCCGTGTGGAGCTTCATGACTCTTAAATGGGCCTTCCTGCTGGGCATGTACTCCTACCGCTACCGTCAGGAGTTTGCCGACATCAGCATCCTCAGTGACTTTTGATTGGCTCCTTCATCTGTAATAGATTTGTAGTTGCCAGTCGGTGGCTTCACCTGCCAATGTGgagatggaaggatggatggatggatggatggatctcCTTTTTAAAACCGTTTTACGGCCTCCTTTCTTTCACAGAAAAGACTCAGTCTCAGCCCCTCCTTTCCTCACATCCGGGCCCTGGAGAAAGAAGTCAGTGAATATCTGTGATCCGCCTCTTTCCTGTCTTTTTGAGTTAATAGGGGGGGTTTATATTGACATTGGATAAAAGTGTATTAGGTGTTTCGAAGGCAGTGGATACACTAGAATGTGGTCACAGGTAGTTGTTACTTTACTCAGGGCAACTTCTCTCCAAATGTCAGATGTGAAATGAAAGCTGTCCttcactgtcagaaaaaaagtgcaaaaattgTACATTGAGCAGTGCAACAGCTTGTCTACCCCTTTGTAAGTGTGTGTATTCGTATCTGAAAGTAATGATATGCATTCTTAGGGTACCACTATAAAGCATTTTTGGTGAGTATGGTCTAAAAGGCTCACTTTAAAAGAAATGCTGTAGTGACAAGGTACaatttatgcactttttttttttctaagagtaTTGAATGAGTGTATGATGAAGGATTTGCACAGCTGTATCTAAGGATTTCAGCCAGCAATGGTGGAATTgacttttatttaatgttactaTTGTTTTCAGACATAGTGTTCTTTATTGTTTGCCATAtgtatgttgtttgttttaaatgttgtttatactGAGTTCTCTCTATAATTGGCTGTGTTCGGAACTGCATACTACCATACTAGTACTTCTGCAGTatgtacactatatatatagagagagttCAGaggcaaaaccagctaaaaagccatcttggtcaaaaatgagataatgatactaagtgaatgctcctgacacatagtatacgtccatcaaatacttttacttc
Above is a window of Labeo rohita strain BAU-BD-2019 chromosome 23, IGBB_LRoh.1.0, whole genome shotgun sequence DNA encoding:
- the slc48a1a gene encoding heme transporter hrg1-B, with translation MGSNRIYISVGYATFGMLVGISAFIVWNVVYKQPWTAAMGGLSGVLALWALVTHIMYIQDYWRTWLKGLKFFMFVSTVFSLLAIAAFATFIALGVIEKQSITDPKSFYLSAVWSFMTLKWAFLLGMYSYRYRQEFADISILSDF